The following DNA comes from Chitinophaga nivalis.
CACTGGTTTACGCCCCGGAGAAAAATTATACGAAGAACTGTTGAATAATTCTGAAAACACGCTGCCGACTTACAATGATAAAATCATGATCGCTCAGGTACGCAGTTACGACTTTATGGAGGTAAACGACAAAGTAAACCAACTGATAGAGTCTGCCAGAAAACATTATATCACACCAACAGTAGCCCGGATGAAACAACTGGTGCCTGAATTCATCAGTAAAAATTCGGCTTACGAAGAACTGGATAAGGATAAAATAGCCATGTAGGCTAATCGCTGCAACAACTGGCAACACCGGGCTGAAAGGATTTTCCTTTATCCGGTGAACGGGTATCCCATGATTTTATTTCAAACAATCAGCTATAAACTATAATCAAGTCATTAAACATGTGTGAGCGATTTATCAGAAATTTTAAACTCTTATTTTTTGTTTGCGGAGCGATCATATGTATCAACATGTCTTCCTGCTCTACTTCTAAAAACATCACTTATTTTAAAGACGTACCGGATACCGTTAAATTAAGAGAAATCACACAGGCAGCCTATTATACACCTGTGATTCAGGTAGATGATATCCTGCAGGTAAATATACAGACACTGGATCCTGCTGCTTCCGCCCTGCTGAATCAGCAAGGTGGCAGCTCCTGGCCCGTAAACGGCAGCGGCCCGGCAACACCGGCCGCCGCAGGTGTAACGGGGTACCTCGTAGATAAAGATGGGAATGTGGTATTACCCGTTATCGGTAAAATACCCGTGAAAGGAAAAACAACAGATGTGGTGAGAGATGAAATAACTGCCAAAGCAGCACAGTACTATAGAGATCCTGTAGTCACTGTGCGGTTCAGCAATTTCAAAATTACCGTATTGGGGGAAGTCGCCAAGCCTTCCACCTATATCATGCCCAATGAGAAAGTAACCCTGCTGGATGCGATCGGCGTGGCAGGTGACCTGACCATCTACGGCAAACGGGAAAATGTATTACTGATCCGGGACAAGGAAGGAAAAAAAGAATTTGTCAGATTTAACCTGAATGAAAGTAACCTGTTTACTTCTCCCTACTTCTACTTACGTCAGGGAGATGTTGTATATGTGGAACCTGCCAAATCCAAAGTGGCCAACACAGATATGGCACAGGTAAAACGGATTTCAATAATAGCCTCGGCCTTATCGCTTTTGATTGTATTGGTATCAAGAGTTAATTTTTAAAATTTACAATACCAGCGCATATGCCAGAGTATATTTTTACAAAGAATGCGACTCATCTGAATGGAAACGGAATGCATGATCATAAGCCAGAAACGGTTACCGTTGGCGGCACCACCACGCCCAACTATATCCTCGACCGTTTTATCAGTAACTGGTACCTGTTCCTGATCTTCGTAATTGCAGGCGTTTTTACGGCATGGTTATATTTAAGATATACCACGCCCGTCTATAAAGTAAACGCCAAGATTCTCGT
Coding sequences within:
- a CDS encoding polysaccharide biosynthesis/export family protein, which codes for MSSCSTSKNITYFKDVPDTVKLREITQAAYYTPVIQVDDILQVNIQTLDPAASALLNQQGGSSWPVNGSGPATPAAAGVTGYLVDKDGNVVLPVIGKIPVKGKTTDVVRDEITAKAAQYYRDPVVTVRFSNFKITVLGEVAKPSTYIMPNEKVTLLDAIGVAGDLTIYGKRENVLLIRDKEGKKEFVRFNLNESNLFTSPYFYLRQGDVVYVEPAKSKVANTDMAQVKRISIIASALSLLIVLVSRVNF